The following are from one region of the Capsicum annuum cultivar UCD-10X-F1 chromosome 1, UCD10Xv1.1, whole genome shotgun sequence genome:
- the LOC107877440 gene encoding uncharacterized protein LOC107877440 — protein MDDQSSMWISNGDKYFKLGDLWNCYEEWSSYGVGAPIRLKDDDDDENVIQYYSPYLSAIQIYTIRSLSSPIRNSSSGSHDVDFEMESWSDASESSGKLSRSLSNNSVSADSSFESGASRDRLGCLYFQYSETCSPFWRIPFSDKIIEFAQNFPGLVTLKSTDLSAASWMAVAWYPIYHVPMKGITKNVSTSFLTYHTLSSSFQDAVEEKIDGERKGGSGIRLSPFGLAAYRMQNDLWLNTNTPKDYETLIDLQSAADSWLKQLSYSHHDFNFFTAHSNMEPAGYSL, from the exons ATGGATGACCAAAGTAGTATGTGGATTTCAAATGGTGATAAATATTTCAAACTTGGAGATTTGTGGAATTGTTATGAAGAGTGGAGTTCATATGGTGTTGGTGCACCTATTCGTttgaaagatgatgatgatgatgaaaatgtTATTCAATATTATTCTCCATACTTATCTGCAATTCAGATTTATACAATCAGGTCACTTTCCTCCCCAATAAG AAACTCATCTTCTGGAAGTCATGATGTCGATTTCGAGATGGAATCTTGGAGTGATGCAAGTGAAAGTAGTGGGAAGCTGTCGAGATCTTTAAGTAACAACTCTGTTTCTGCAGATTCATCTTTTGAGTCGGGGGCTTCAAGAGATCGCCTCGGCTGTCTCTATTTTCAGTATTCTGAGACATGCTCTCCTTTCTGGAGAATTCCCTTTTCAGATAAG ATCATTGAATTTGCTCAGAACTTTCCTGGACTCGTGACGCTGAAGAGCACTGACTTGTCTGCTGCAAGTTGGATGGCTGTTGCTTg GTATCCAATCTACCATGTTCCAATGAAAGGAATTACTAAAAATGTTTCAACAAGCTTCCTTACTTACCATACATTGTCATCATCTTTCCAAG ATGCTGTAGAAGAGAAAATTGATGGAGAAAGGAAGGGCGGGAGCGGAATTCGTCTTAGTCCGTTCGGGTTAGCTGCATACAGGATGCAAAATGATCTATGGCTAAACACTAATACACCAAAGGACTATGAAACACTGATTGATCTTCAGAGTGCTGCCGATTCATGGCTGAAGCAGCTTTCCTACAGTCACCATGACTTTAATTTCTTCACCGCACATTCTAACATGGAGCCTGCAGGTTACTCATTGTGA
- the LOC107855576 gene encoding uncharacterized protein LOC107855576, giving the protein MNNMKADEESRKSSNTNKSEVKKVTKPPFRPAKDDTKPLLQDPILRSDPIETEEALLRLPPFPICKPKSQS; this is encoded by the exons ATGAACAATATGAAGGCAGACGAGGAATCAAGGAAGAGCAGTAATACCAACAAGAGCGAAGTAAAGAAGGTAACAAAACCTCCGTTCAGGCCCGCCAAAGATGACACAAAGCCACTTCTTCAAGACCCA ATACTGAGATCAGACCCAATTGAGACTGAGGAAGCTCTGCTGCGGTTACCTCCTTTTCCTATTTGTAAACCCAAATCTCAATCCTAG